The following coding sequences lie in one Acidobacteriota bacterium genomic window:
- a CDS encoding lipid-A-disaccharide synthase N-terminal domain-containing protein, giving the protein MSWFTWPRFWLILGFVAQGAFFMRFVVQWLASERKKRSVIPVAFWYFSLVGGLLLLAYSIYRKDPVFILGQATGLFIYVRNLMLIFRRRRRGELAPGEA; this is encoded by the coding sequence TTGAGCTGGTTTACCTGGCCCCGGTTCTGGCTCATTCTCGGCTTCGTGGCGCAGGGCGCCTTCTTCATGCGCTTCGTGGTCCAGTGGCTGGCGAGCGAGCGGAAGAAGCGCAGCGTCATCCCCGTGGCCTTCTGGTATTTCAGCCTCGTGGGGGGCCTCCTGCTCCTGGCCTACTCCATCTACCGGAAGGACCCGGTCTTCATCCTGGGGCAGGCCACGGGCCTCTTCATCTACGTCCGGAACCTGATGCTCATCTTCCGCCGGCGCCGCCGCGGGGAGCTGGCCCCCGGGGAGGCCTGA